The Oncorhynchus nerka isolate Pitt River linkage group LG24, Oner_Uvic_2.0, whole genome shotgun sequence genome has a window encoding:
- the LOC115107899 gene encoding potassium channel subfamily K member 13-like: MACRSGCCCGFGPFNEDNARFLMLAVFIILYLLCGAAVFSALEQPMEAEAKDRWAQRFEQFSQKNNLSKKELDNFLRNYEEANLAGIRVDTIRPRWDFTGAFYFVGTVVSTIGFGMTTPATISGKIFLIFYGLIGCASTILFFNLFLERVITVIAFVLKSCHERRHLRKAVLPQNGRRRLSEGSGRGGRGEGLAGWKPSVYCVMLILGAAAILVSCCASAMYSAVEGWGYLDSLYYCFVAFSTIGFGDMVSSQMFAYDEGNESQTAYRVGNFLFILTGVCCIYSLFNVISIVIKQVLNWLLRRLEVPCRCPGRGRHQPHPRHPRRNMVVPGHLRARRDLSIETDAVNDSEADGRRMSGEMISMKDFLAANKVNLAIMQKQLSEMANGHPRQSSSSSRHNGFSGGVGALGIMNNRLAETSVDR; encoded by the exons ATGGCCTGCCGGAGCGGCTGCTGTTGTGGCTTCGGTCCCTTCAACGAGGATAACGCCAGGTTCCTAATGTTAGCGGTGTTTATAATCCTCTACCTCCTCTGCGGTGCCGCTGTCTTTTCAGCACTGGAACAGCCGATGGAAGCAGAGGCGAAGGACCGCTGGGCGCAGCGTTTTGAACAGTTTAGCCAAAAGAATAACCTGAGTAAGAAGGAGCTGGACAACTTCTTGAGGAACTACGAGGAGGCGAACTTGGCCGGGATTCGCGTGGACACTATCAGACCTCGGTGGGATTTTACCGGCGCGTTCTACTTCGTGGGGACTGTGGTCTCGACCATAG GGTTTGGAATGACGACGCCAGCAACCATCAGTGGTAAGATCTTCCTCATCTTCTACGGCCTGATTGGCTGTGCCTCGACCATCTTGTTCTTCAACCTCTTCCTAGAGCGCGTCATCACCGTCATCGCCTTCGTCCTCAAGTCCTGCCACGAGCGTCGCCACCTTCGCAAGGCCGTGCTTCCGCAAAATGGCCGCCGACGCCTCTCCGAGGGCAGCGGAAGAGGCGGCAGGGGAGAGGGGCTGGCTGGGTGGAAGCCCTCGGTGTACTGTGTGATGTTGATCCTGGGCGCCGCCGCCATCTTGGTATCCTGCTGTGCCTCGGCCATGTACTCTGCTGTAGAAGGCTGGGGCTACCTGGATTCTCTGTACTACTGCTTCGTAGCGTTCAGCACCATTGGGTTTGGGGACATGGTGAGCAGCCAGATGTTTGCGTACGACGAGGGGAATGAGAGCCAGACGGCGTACCGGGTGGGTAACTTCCTGTTTATTCTGACAGGAGTTTGCTGTATCTACTCCCTGTTCAACGTCATCTCCATCGTCATCAAACAG GTGCTGAACTGGCTGCTGAGGAGGCTGGAGGTGCCATGTCGCTGCCCAGGGAGGGGGCGCCACCAACCGCACCCCAGACACCCCCGCAGGAACATGGTAGTGCCCGGACACCTGAGGGCCAGGCGGGACCTGTCCATCGAGACGGACGCGGTGAACGACAGCGAGGCGGACGGACGGAGGATGTCTGGAGAGATGATCTCCATGAAAGACTTCTTGGCTGCCAATAAG GTGAACCTGGCCATCATGCAGAAGCAGCTGTCAGAGATGGCTAACGGTCACCCTCGCCAGTCAAGCTCCAGCTCCCGCCACAATGGCTTCTCCGGAGGGGTGGGCGCCCTGGGCATCATGAACAACCGTCTGGCAGAGACCAGCGTGGACAGATAG
- the LOC115107900 gene encoding calmodulin-1: MADQLTEEQIAEFKEAFSLFDKDGDGTITTKELGTVMRSLGQNPTEAELQDMINEVDADGNGTIDFPEFLTMMARKMKDTDSEEEIREAFRVFDKDGNGYISAAELRHVMTNLGEKLTDEEVDEMIREADIDGDGQVNYEEFVQMMTAK; this comes from the exons Atg GCCGATCAACTAACAGAAGAACAGATTGCAG AGTTCAAGGAGGCGTTCTCCTTATTCGACAAGGATGGCGACGGCACCATCACGACCAAAGAGCTGGGCACCGTGATGAGGTCGCTGGGACAGAACCCCACAGAGGCGGAGCTGCAGGACATGATCAATGAGGTCGACGCTGACG GCAATGGCACCATTGACTTCCCGGAGTTCCTGACCATGATGGCCAGAAAAATgaaggacacagacagtgaggaggagatcCGTGAAGCCTTCAGGGTATTCGACAAG GACGGAAATGGCTACATCAGCGCAGCAGAACTCCGTCACGTCATGACAAACCTGGGGGAGAAGTTAACAGACGAGGAGGTAGACGAGATGATCAGAGAAGCAGACATTGACGGAGACGGACAGGTCAACTATGAAG AGTTTGTACAGATGATGACTGCAAAGTGA